From one Aeropyrum camini SY1 = JCM 12091 genomic stretch:
- a CDS encoding cytochrome c biogenesis protein, whose translation MLLAVVIVADLATAVYAVFEGPFPAVVPLGSPLAYKNIYIHPPTAITTYIIFGVASLAGALYLWRRDRRFSRLAFYAVALGVVYGFTTLATGIAWASESWGEPWSWDPKQTAVLLMVLAYLGYFPLRSSIGDPERRDLVSSVYLLASLSMILLSILANRLIESLHPTGEAIRDFSADFQAGWTFSIRVVMAIATGLSLIALAYTRVNIPRILLLGVGVTAGLALAASALMALPLLEGEYYRVVNADVGDDGLIYSITVVTSGSSEETIVFPTPVESPIKPAKTADDRPTITGHLVRIGEDGGLQVLPHWSTPLNLALYTLALLVGVALTITLGRRE comes from the coding sequence TTGCTCTTAGCTGTCGTCATTGTTGCTGACCTGGCCACGGCGGTGTATGCGGTGTTTGAAGGCCCGTTTCCAGCCGTTGTACCGCTCGGCTCACCCCTGGCCTATAAGAACATTTACATCCACCCGCCTACGGCAATCACTACCTACATAATATTTGGTGTAGCCAGCCTGGCAGGCGCTCTCTACCTCTGGAGGAGGGACAGAAGGTTCTCCCGACTCGCCTTCTACGCGGTGGCACTAGGAGTTGTCTACGGTTTCACAACTCTAGCTACAGGCATAGCGTGGGCTAGCGAGTCGTGGGGCGAACCATGGAGCTGGGATCCTAAGCAGACGGCCGTTCTACTCATGGTGCTAGCCTACCTAGGCTACTTCCCGCTCAGGAGCAGTATAGGGGATCCGGAGAGGAGAGATCTCGTCTCGAGCGTCTATCTCCTAGCATCGTTGAGTATGATACTGCTAAGCATACTTGCAAACCGGTTGATAGAAAGCCTGCATCCCACGGGTGAAGCTATAAGAGATTTCTCAGCCGACTTCCAGGCAGGCTGGACGTTTAGCATTCGGGTGGTAATGGCTATTGCCACCGGGTTATCACTAATAGCTTTAGCCTACACGCGTGTTAACATCCCCAGGATCCTGCTACTCGGTGTCGGTGTTACGGCAGGCCTAGCCCTGGCGGCCTCAGCTTTAATGGCGTTGCCGCTTCTCGAGGGAGAGTATTATAGGGTTGTTAATGCCGATGTAGGCGACGATGGGTTGATATACTCGATAACCGTCGTCACGAGTGGCAGTAGCGAGGAGACGATAGTGTTCCCAACTCCGGTAGAATCCCCTATAAAGCCCGCTAAGACAGCGGACGACAGACCCACTATCACAGGCCATCTAGTCAGAATAGGTGAAGACGGTGGCCTCCAGGTCCTTCCACACTGGAGCACACCATTAAACCTAGCACTATACACCCTAGCCCTACTAGTGGGAGTAGCCTTAACTATAACACTTGGTAGACGAGAGTAG
- a CDS encoding PHP domain-containing protein, translated as MIAVELHSHTTVSDGFQTPMEIVRLAARKGLSAIAVTDHDTFRGASLAKRAAKLLGGVFVIPSAEVRSLLGDVLVLCSNDVGDDFPRAVEELREWAVERGCITIAAHPGYSRYHGIPLNAVSRMARLFDAIEVWNAYTPPHFNLLAMKLADDLGHTPVSGSDAHVPSMVGVAPTLVEVDSDNAEGVVEAIARARTRPTIGFPGVRAIIENIGWSIYRVID; from the coding sequence TTGATCGCTGTCGAGCTTCACAGCCATACAACTGTTAGCGACGGGTTTCAGACTCCTATGGAGATAGTCAGGCTAGCCGCTAGAAAAGGTCTCTCGGCCATAGCTGTTACTGACCATGATACCTTCAGGGGTGCTAGTCTGGCGAAGAGGGCCGCAAAACTCCTGGGTGGCGTGTTTGTAATTCCGTCTGCAGAGGTTAGAAGCCTATTAGGCGACGTTCTGGTTTTATGCTCAAACGACGTGGGCGACGATTTTCCGAGGGCTGTAGAAGAGCTTAGGGAGTGGGCTGTTGAGAGGGGTTGTATAACTATAGCTGCACATCCAGGCTACAGTAGGTACCACGGCATCCCCCTTAATGCCGTTAGCCGGATGGCCAGGCTATTCGACGCAATTGAGGTTTGGAATGCTTATACCCCACCCCATTTTAACTTATTGGCTATGAAGCTTGCTGACGACTTGGGTCACACGCCAGTTTCTGGCAGCGATGCCCATGTCCCTTCAATGGTTGGCGTGGCGCCGACGCTTGTAGAGGTGGATAGTGATAATGCGGAGGGGGTGGTCGAGGCTATAGCCCGGGCTAGAACTAGGCCTACCATAGGGTTCCCCGGGGTTAGAGCTATCATAGAAAATATAGGATGGTCTATATACAGAGTTATCGACTAG
- a CDS encoding DMT family transporter: protein MDKVSPGFLGVAAALAAALSWSTIGVVQRLAESMGADTDMLIVGRTLGGSLLAGLLLMLYRARPTRRSLVVAMLGLAPLYYTYMKSVSIVGAAVASLLLYTAPAWVALLGMLLLGERPGSKGVGAIALGLAGAALVSLGGEGGIGGLRIPGLLLGVASGFFYALYIVMARLFQSRGAGVMEVSLAPIALTGPLLGITIRPSLPPNAVEVTASLYFAVFTMVAPYMLNVYALRRIEAHRVSVVSLVEPLSAVVLATIVLGEDLTLLQALGGALIIAAALAASFK from the coding sequence TTGGATAAGGTATCGCCGGGCTTTCTCGGTGTGGCTGCTGCACTGGCAGCTGCTCTATCGTGGAGTACAATAGGCGTAGTCCAAAGACTAGCCGAGAGTATGGGCGCCGACACCGATATGCTCATAGTTGGGAGGACACTTGGCGGCTCGCTTCTGGCAGGGCTCCTCCTCATGCTCTACCGGGCTAGACCAACGCGTAGGAGCCTTGTTGTAGCAATGCTGGGCTTAGCCCCCCTCTACTATACATACATGAAGTCTGTCAGCATTGTGGGCGCTGCAGTGGCAAGCCTCCTCCTCTACACTGCACCGGCCTGGGTCGCCCTCCTCGGCATGTTACTGCTGGGAGAGAGACCTGGATCTAAGGGGGTAGGTGCTATTGCTTTGGGTCTCGCTGGAGCCGCCCTTGTGTCGCTGGGCGGTGAGGGGGGTATAGGGGGTCTACGTATTCCAGGCCTTCTACTGGGGGTAGCATCGGGATTCTTTTACGCGCTGTACATAGTCATGGCTAGACTCTTCCAAAGCAGGGGTGCCGGGGTTATGGAGGTCAGCCTGGCCCCAATCGCTCTTACAGGACCTCTCCTAGGCATAACTATACGGCCGAGCCTTCCTCCCAACGCAGTTGAGGTTACGGCCTCACTGTACTTCGCGGTCTTTACCATGGTGGCGCCCTACATGTTGAACGTTTACGCCCTGAGGAGGATTGAGGCTCATAGGGTCTCGGTGGTAAGCTTGGTAGAGCCTCTTTCCGCTGTGGTCTTGGCCACGATAGTACTGGGCGAGGACCTCACGCTACTCCAGGCGCTGGGCGGGGCTCTTATAATAGCTGCAGCCCTAGCCGCCAGCTTTAAGTAG
- a CDS encoding nitroreductase family protein, whose translation MEERGCCFNVISSHRSVRSFSSEPISQEDIKKILEAARRHVSPWNIQPVHVTVVTRDDLKSRLAGVLWGQEQIKEAPVFFVFSVDYAKVVESIKRLGLEVREPGLTELLQGYISASVALAWAIAVAEDLGYVVNIIAAYGNPCQVADVLGLPSYVIPVAGLLVGKPKGELPPLTPRAPIQALAGWNSYGELEEKVKAYMSLGEKFVNNIWRVHRHGGPVDRMDPVIRECLKSRGFRV comes from the coding sequence ATGGAAGAGAGAGGTTGCTGTTTCAATGTTATAAGCAGCCATAGGAGCGTCAGGAGTTTTTCCAGCGAGCCAATATCCCAGGAGGATATTAAGAAGATCCTGGAGGCCGCTCGCCGCCATGTTAGCCCGTGGAACATACAGCCTGTCCACGTGACGGTGGTTACTAGGGACGATTTAAAGTCGAGGCTCGCCGGTGTTCTTTGGGGTCAGGAGCAGATTAAGGAGGCTCCAGTGTTCTTTGTCTTCAGCGTAGACTATGCAAAGGTTGTGGAGTCCATTAAGCGTTTGGGTCTGGAGGTGAGGGAGCCAGGGCTGACAGAGCTACTCCAAGGCTACATATCGGCTAGTGTAGCTCTTGCTTGGGCTATAGCTGTGGCGGAGGACCTAGGCTATGTAGTAAACATAATAGCAGCCTATGGAAATCCCTGTCAGGTTGCCGATGTTCTGGGCTTGCCGAGCTATGTCATCCCGGTGGCGGGCCTCCTCGTGGGCAAGCCCAAGGGCGAGCTACCCCCTCTAACACCCAGGGCTCCTATCCAGGCTCTCGCGGGATGGAATTCGTATGGCGAGCTGGAGGAAAAGGTGAAAGCATACATGAGTCTAGGTGAGAAGTTCGTAAACAACATTTGGAGGGTTCATAGACACGGCGGTCCAGTCGACAGGATGGACCCGGTTATAAGGGAGTGTCTTAAATCGAGGGGGTTCAGAGTTTAA
- a CDS encoding peroxiredoxin — MPSIGDKAPDFEGVAHTGDKIRLSDFKGKIVVLYFYPRAMTPGCTREGVRFNELLDEFEKMGAVVIGVSTDSVEKNSRFAEKHGFRFKLVSDEKGEIGRKYGVVKGEGENMAAERVTFVIDRDGTIRAILKNIRPAEKHADLALEEVKKLVIGREAQSAGEVR; from the coding sequence GTGCCAAGTATCGGGGATAAGGCGCCTGACTTTGAGGGTGTTGCTCATACAGGAGATAAGATTAGGCTGAGCGATTTTAAAGGGAAGATTGTTGTACTCTACTTCTACCCCCGGGCCATGACACCTGGCTGCACCAGGGAGGGCGTCCGATTCAACGAGCTTTTAGACGAGTTCGAGAAGATGGGTGCCGTGGTTATAGGGGTCTCCACGGATAGTGTGGAGAAGAATAGCAGATTCGCCGAGAAACATGGGTTCAGGTTCAAGCTAGTGAGCGACGAGAAAGGCGAGATCGGAAGGAAGTACGGTGTTGTAAAGGGAGAGGGGGAGAACATGGCCGCTGAAAGGGTAACCTTTGTAATAGACCGCGACGGAACCATAAGGGCTATTCTCAAGAACATAAGACCGGCGGAAAAGCATGCTGACCTCGCTCTCGAGGAGGTTAAAAAGCTCGTAATAGGGAGGGAGGCTCAGTCAGCGGGAGAAGTGAGATAG
- a CDS encoding DUF2175 domain-containing protein, whose amino-acid sequence MAKTWTCGICGGTIIEGQRFTFIPGKGAVHFECLSEAVVETGSRDAVALLDANEVLLYAIVRLKEAARLASSEDTRKSIDEARVEVERLAGVLSKKLSEAMEG is encoded by the coding sequence ATGGCTAAGACTTGGACTTGCGGCATATGCGGTGGAACAATCATTGAGGGTCAGAGGTTCACGTTCATCCCAGGCAAGGGCGCCGTTCATTTTGAATGTCTCTCGGAAGCCGTGGTAGAGACCGGCTCTAGGGATGCTGTAGCCCTCCTAGACGCTAACGAGGTGTTGTTATATGCTATAGTTAGGTTGAAGGAGGCTGCCCGGCTGGCGTCAAGCGAAGACACTAGGAAAAGCATCGATGAGGCCCGGGTGGAGGTGGAAAGGCTTGCTGGCGTTTTATCAAAAAAGCTCTCCGAAGCTATGGAGGGTTAA
- a CDS encoding DNA double-strand break repair nuclease NurA produces the protein MLAVDVASEIASTIAEPPGEYRLHRRPLSLEDLIVYMGDDIEDVTRVSLEEYYSYPLKTVKIKGEGHLSNIYAIDSSSRTIETPLQVILLGAVSLSSRLKTIEADYPSLEKPIGGLKIKPYIVLSRLDIDSWPTPLMGEAYSDILRFSLENAMLKYLLERLEEDRISRTPLSAVIIDGPILNGSVISKLSTTMGDVWRRLYVERQRIIAGFEDLGVPVLGLVKRIESSTLLSKASGYPVMLEECLGFAPKASDSAIIEAAVGYGCHKWRPGYALKTLVSRVVYASGEEKLFEYIVLPGGRYQLLSPKSRVYRLEYTRHSLNLIESYGLKPHHLLIGETLVRGSLEPVTLARSDRRAKSISLALKRIVLSGLKSRGSRVSYSMLFEGELLWRSTS, from the coding sequence TTGCTAGCGGTAGATGTCGCCAGCGAGATTGCCAGCACAATAGCCGAGCCGCCAGGAGAATACAGATTACACAGACGGCCTCTCAGCCTCGAGGACCTCATAGTATATATGGGGGATGATATCGAGGATGTTACAAGGGTGAGCCTGGAGGAGTACTATTCATACCCCCTGAAAACCGTTAAGATTAAGGGTGAAGGCCACCTCAGCAATATTTATGCTATTGACAGCAGTAGCAGAACCATTGAGACGCCGCTGCAAGTGATACTTCTAGGTGCAGTATCGCTGAGCAGCCGTCTAAAGACGATCGAGGCGGATTATCCGTCTCTTGAAAAGCCTATCGGAGGGCTAAAGATCAAACCATATATAGTGCTAAGCCGTCTCGATATTGACAGCTGGCCTACTCCCCTCATGGGGGAGGCATACTCTGACATCCTCCGATTCTCGCTAGAGAATGCAATGCTGAAATACTTGTTGGAGAGACTTGAAGAGGATCGCATTTCTAGGACTCCTCTCTCCGCTGTTATAATAGACGGCCCCATCCTGAACGGGAGCGTTATTTCAAAGCTGTCCACTACCATGGGGGACGTGTGGAGGAGGCTTTACGTTGAGAGGCAAAGGATTATCGCCGGCTTTGAGGACCTGGGTGTTCCTGTGCTTGGGTTAGTCAAGAGGATAGAGTCGTCAACACTGTTGTCAAAAGCCAGCGGCTATCCCGTCATGCTGGAGGAGTGTTTAGGCTTCGCTCCTAAGGCTTCAGACTCTGCAATCATCGAGGCGGCTGTAGGGTATGGATGTCATAAGTGGAGGCCGGGTTACGCCCTCAAAACACTTGTGTCCAGAGTTGTGTATGCGAGTGGGGAGGAGAAGCTGTTCGAGTACATCGTTCTCCCCGGGGGACGGTACCAGCTCCTCTCCCCGAAAAGCAGGGTGTACAGGCTTGAGTATACAAGGCATAGTCTGAACCTGATTGAAAGCTACGGGCTCAAGCCCCATCACCTCCTCATAGGTGAAACACTAGTCAGGGGATCGTTGGAGCCCGTGACGTTAGCGCGAAGCGATAGAAGGGCTAAGAGCATCAGCTTAGCGTTGAAGCGTATAGTCTTATCAGGGCTTAAGAGCAGGGGGTCCAGAGTTAGCTACTCAATGTTGTTTGAAGGTGAGTTGTTGTGGAGGAGCACTTCATAG
- a CDS encoding SAM-dependent methyltransferase: MTPAIERLGKGEIIEISAKSAALEWGRRRPEYSLFWWPGRRLLGGVRAVLAALAVPDPRAAIDSIDGVGVEKLRKFTAGRLVVDPFSGGGTIPLEASRMGYEAVGLDSNPYAVSVSRASRSLLNGECRTKSACLVEAARRVWRSLYNLWCGEGFCIIHVLLARCPPCTAPAWVSRLRNGINLLLDGRTLRPASGINVSPKEPMVSLPEGLPEEAPGYVAYAAEVLTAGGRRWVYLGDDGLGARVASHLRSTLPRAVELVSGLPGVPVPPGKETSKLLAAGIQDFKHIYTPRQLATISDFVNNASSIGCRLEASCIAGSSSRASSLLAIYYQPARRVNPAFIVKTYWVPANPVELNPLASTCMPGPPSTRCKPLGRGGLWSLVKRYSRGCSSVGGRLEFRVWDSSRGLPPGMTPYAVVTDPPYPGMQSYGQLSLVYSLPHRLAGLPVPSRWVEVDSMSRGYVDAITRSLRLAGMRLEKDGYMAILLSSGTERGAGILAKVIHGILYSGLKLAIILPLAGESPGRLGRSFNKLVYVVVFKRGAPTTPNPLRPLEWAADVGEAAGYRPDEVRVSSKVAEALASELEDLLKAGG, translated from the coding sequence TTGACCCCTGCTATAGAGAGGCTTGGTAAAGGGGAAATCATAGAGATTTCAGCCAAGTCTGCCGCCCTAGAGTGGGGTAGGAGGAGGCCGGAGTACAGTCTTTTCTGGTGGCCCGGACGCAGGCTTTTAGGGGGTGTTAGAGCTGTACTTGCCGCTCTCGCCGTGCCAGATCCTAGGGCTGCGATCGACTCCATAGATGGTGTAGGAGTTGAGAAACTCCGCAAATTCACTGCTGGCCGGCTTGTTGTAGACCCCTTCTCCGGTGGCGGAACCATACCCCTTGAAGCATCTCGAATGGGCTATGAGGCCGTCGGCCTCGACTCTAACCCGTACGCTGTGAGTGTTTCCAGAGCTTCGAGAAGCCTGCTAAACGGGGAGTGCCGAACCAAGTCCGCCTGCCTAGTTGAGGCGGCCAGGAGGGTTTGGAGGAGTTTATATAACCTGTGGTGTGGAGAGGGTTTTTGCATTATTCATGTTCTCCTAGCTAGATGTCCTCCGTGCACAGCGCCAGCATGGGTGTCGAGGTTGAGGAACGGCATAAACCTCCTGCTAGACGGCAGGACGCTTAGACCAGCCTCCGGTATCAATGTATCGCCGAAGGAGCCCATGGTTAGCCTTCCCGAGGGTCTGCCGGAGGAAGCCCCAGGCTACGTTGCCTATGCAGCTGAGGTCCTCACGGCCGGGGGGAGGAGATGGGTTTACCTAGGGGACGATGGCCTTGGTGCTAGAGTAGCGTCTCACTTGAGGTCTACGCTCCCAAGAGCAGTAGAGCTTGTCAGCGGGCTGCCCGGGGTGCCTGTGCCCCCCGGTAAAGAGACGTCCAAGCTACTGGCTGCGGGTATACAAGATTTCAAGCACATCTATACCCCTAGACAGCTTGCCACAATATCGGACTTCGTAAACAACGCTTCGTCAATAGGCTGCAGATTAGAAGCATCATGCATAGCAGGCTCCTCCTCTAGAGCATCGAGCCTGCTAGCCATATACTACCAGCCAGCGCGGAGAGTCAACCCGGCTTTCATTGTGAAGACGTACTGGGTACCCGCTAACCCGGTGGAGCTGAACCCTCTCGCCTCTACATGCATGCCAGGACCTCCCAGCACAAGATGCAAACCCCTGGGCCGCGGGGGGCTGTGGAGCCTCGTAAAACGCTATAGCCGCGGCTGCAGCAGTGTTGGTGGGCGGCTAGAATTCAGGGTCTGGGATTCCTCTAGAGGTCTGCCGCCCGGCATGACTCCCTACGCCGTTGTGACGGATCCTCCCTATCCCGGAATGCAGAGCTACGGTCAGCTAAGCCTGGTATACAGTCTCCCACACAGGCTAGCCGGGCTGCCAGTGCCAAGTAGGTGGGTGGAGGTGGATAGCATGTCTAGAGGTTATGTCGACGCTATTACCCGCAGTCTACGGCTTGCGGGGATGCGTCTAGAGAAAGATGGTTACATGGCTATACTCCTCTCCTCGGGAACAGAGCGTGGTGCAGGTATCCTGGCTAAGGTGATTCATGGTATTTTATATAGCGGGCTGAAACTCGCTATTATCCTCCCCCTTGCAGGAGAGTCTCCCGGTAGGCTTGGGAGGAGCTTCAACAAGCTGGTGTACGTTGTCGTGTTTAAACGTGGAGCACCCACTACTCCCAACCCACTTAGGCCTCTAGAGTGGGCTGCTGATGTGGGTGAGGCAGCGGGATACAGGCCTGACGAGGTCAGGGTATCTAGTAAGGTGGCAGAGGCTCTGGCCTCAGAGCTTGAGGACCTACTTAAAGCTGGCGGCTAG
- the speD gene encoding adenosylmethionine decarboxylase — protein MERRDEIIVGKHVYGSLYGVPLEKATDEEYLRGVVVRAAEAAGATVHAVNSWTIPGEKGGVSVIVLVLESHLALHTWPEYDYATFDIYTCGEHTDPWKAFELLLSELNPKRYTVHYVDRSQEKVLVEPQPRR, from the coding sequence ATGGAGAGGAGGGATGAAATAATAGTTGGAAAACACGTATACGGCAGTCTCTATGGGGTTCCGCTGGAAAAAGCTACAGACGAGGAGTATTTAAGAGGGGTTGTCGTCAGGGCTGCAGAGGCTGCTGGTGCTACTGTGCACGCAGTGAATTCCTGGACAATACCCGGGGAGAAGGGAGGGGTCTCTGTGATAGTTCTTGTCCTGGAGAGCCATCTAGCCCTACACACGTGGCCTGAGTATGACTATGCCACGTTCGACATTTATACCTGCGGAGAGCATACGGACCCGTGGAAGGCGTTCGAACTCCTACTCTCAGAGCTCAACCCTAAGAGGTATACCGTGCACTATGTGGACCGGAGTCAGGAGAAGGTTTTAGTGGAGCCTCAACCGCGGAGGTAG
- a CDS encoding ATP-binding protein, translated as MEEHFIGGERGPRESFPGGIDLSLISERINKAYAKAKRLGEVLGRVTRYSPVSTFPGSLVEVEVDTAKYFSRGGVRVGDYLCIVDPKTLHISLGVVSTVKRADELALAGVDAPLSSSAMPGPANPESILTSPIAEVRLLLEADPDSGLEPRPVSTPIEPQSPVFDPNPETLQYMLGLPGGGVLIGALASLYGPVKGGSVAVRLPYKALLHHTLIIGTTGSGKTTLLKNMIASLTSGDEGSIVPVILDMNSDFIQLPIPSSGGDLDVFRGVRPPRRIVVVAPVSVDAVSDAIEYDRDIYSGIAQLYHEDVLSQLVGGGGRWTCVKSSEGVRCESDRLPFVIIPYFIDSVRRGNMPGESLSQLAPGMTRLSLELLRSIRERFYRHSGKRGYPPLYALSSALSAYIEFSRRGAGLEEAVSASMESMAAFMVGGSDNYNVARARIEPLGFEVSHVVDLILDLLSSIRPHRSTAEALYRKIQGLIDSGVVDVSIATDGRIRVLLEPSWRFITGLAGDMGAPVVVDLAWLASRSGSSVFAPRILGYRVLQSILRMRQEEWARRRVGRQLLIVIDEAHQFFPQEKGGYEEQEASRQVASMISSMARLGKARGIGFMFSTHSPSDLHDIIIQLSNTKIVLRTERAHLEKLSIPTEVKDAVPYLMDRYMVITSFVFRGGYVLSVTSRPVTMHTDFSSTYLRG; from the coding sequence GTGGAGGAGCACTTCATAGGCGGGGAGCGAGGTCCTAGAGAGTCTTTCCCGGGAGGTATCGACCTCTCCCTTATTTCGGAGAGGATTAATAAAGCCTATGCCAAGGCAAAGCGGCTGGGCGAGGTGTTGGGGAGGGTTACCCGATATAGCCCTGTGTCCACTTTTCCAGGGTCTCTTGTTGAGGTTGAGGTGGACACGGCAAAATATTTTAGCCGGGGAGGTGTCAGAGTAGGCGACTACCTCTGTATCGTTGACCCTAAAACACTTCATATTTCCCTGGGCGTGGTGTCTACGGTTAAGAGAGCTGACGAGCTAGCTCTAGCAGGTGTTGACGCCCCGCTATCTTCGAGCGCCATGCCAGGCCCGGCCAACCCTGAGTCGATATTAACAAGCCCTATAGCCGAGGTTAGACTCCTGCTGGAAGCCGATCCGGATTCGGGGCTCGAGCCCAGGCCCGTTTCCACCCCCATCGAACCCCAGAGCCCTGTGTTTGACCCTAACCCAGAAACACTCCAGTACATGCTCGGACTGCCCGGGGGAGGCGTTCTTATAGGTGCTCTGGCCAGCCTCTACGGGCCGGTTAAGGGAGGATCTGTCGCGGTGAGGCTACCCTACAAGGCCCTTCTCCACCACACCCTGATTATTGGGACAACTGGAAGCGGGAAGACTACGCTCTTGAAAAACATGATAGCATCGTTAACTAGCGGGGATGAGGGCTCAATAGTGCCTGTAATACTAGACATGAACTCCGACTTCATCCAACTGCCCATCCCATCCTCCGGCGGCGACCTCGACGTTTTTAGAGGTGTCAGGCCTCCCAGGAGAATAGTTGTTGTTGCACCTGTTAGTGTGGACGCTGTGTCCGACGCTATAGAGTATGATAGAGATATCTACTCCGGCATTGCCCAGCTCTACCACGAGGATGTTCTGTCACAGCTTGTGGGCGGCGGGGGGAGATGGACCTGCGTTAAGAGTTCTGAAGGCGTCAGGTGCGAGTCCGATAGGTTACCCTTCGTAATCATACCCTACTTCATCGATAGTGTTAGGCGTGGTAACATGCCTGGCGAGAGCCTGTCACAGCTTGCCCCCGGGATGACCAGGCTATCTCTAGAGCTACTAAGATCTATAAGGGAGAGGTTCTACAGGCACTCCGGCAAAAGGGGTTACCCCCCACTCTATGCACTTTCATCAGCACTCTCGGCATACATAGAATTCTCCCGTCGTGGCGCCGGGTTGGAGGAGGCTGTTTCGGCGAGCATGGAGTCTATGGCTGCTTTCATGGTTGGTGGGAGCGATAACTATAATGTGGCTAGGGCTAGGATCGAGCCGCTGGGTTTCGAGGTCAGCCACGTGGTAGACCTAATCCTGGATTTACTCTCCTCTATACGGCCTCATAGGAGCACTGCTGAGGCGCTTTATAGGAAGATTCAAGGTCTAATCGATAGTGGTGTGGTGGACGTTTCTATAGCCACAGACGGCCGTATTCGGGTTCTCCTGGAGCCTAGCTGGAGGTTCATAACTGGGCTGGCTGGAGATATGGGGGCTCCTGTAGTTGTGGACTTGGCTTGGCTTGCGTCTCGATCTGGGAGCTCAGTGTTCGCCCCGAGGATCCTAGGATATAGGGTGCTACAGAGCATACTTAGGATGAGGCAGGAAGAGTGGGCTAGGAGGAGGGTGGGCCGGCAGCTTCTTATAGTGATTGACGAGGCACATCAGTTCTTCCCGCAGGAGAAGGGCGGTTACGAGGAGCAGGAGGCGAGTAGGCAGGTAGCCTCCATGATATCTTCAATGGCGAGGCTCGGCAAGGCTAGGGGGATAGGTTTCATGTTTAGCACTCACAGTCCCAGCGATCTGCACGATATTATAATCCAGCTATCCAACACTAAGATAGTTCTGAGGACTGAGAGGGCTCATCTGGAGAAGCTGAGCATACCGACCGAGGTGAAGGATGCTGTCCCCTACCTGATGGATAGGTATATGGTTATAACAAGCTTCGTCTTCAGGGGAGGATACGTGCTCTCCGTCACCAGCAGGCCTGTTACAATGCACACCGATTTCTCTTCAACCTACCTCCGCGGTTGA
- a CDS encoding MogA/MoaB family molybdenum cofactor biosynthesis protein, which produces MALNYCLVVTSDRVYAGLKKDEITPLVSSTLESRGRKLVASTVVRNSFEDIVAAVASMAGRRDCDVILVTGGTGPGPRDVTTEVVSRLAVYMLPGYGEEFRRLSAGEVGPRGLLTRSEAYVLPGGKPVFTTPGNPGAVATALKIILGLDTHLVEQLRGVGH; this is translated from the coding sequence TTGGCCCTAAACTACTGCCTGGTAGTTACCAGCGATCGAGTCTATGCAGGTCTGAAGAAGGACGAGATTACCCCTCTCGTGTCATCCACGCTGGAGTCTCGGGGTCGAAAGCTGGTTGCCTCGACAGTTGTGCGGAATTCCTTTGAGGATATTGTGGCGGCTGTAGCCTCTATGGCGGGGAGGCGGGATTGTGACGTCATACTTGTTACCGGGGGCACGGGGCCGGGGCCTCGGGATGTAACTACCGAAGTCGTCTCAAGACTTGCAGTCTACATGCTCCCCGGTTATGGTGAAGAGTTCAGGCGGCTGAGCGCGGGCGAGGTCGGGCCCCGCGGCCTCCTAACAAGATCAGAAGCATATGTCCTACCAGGTGGAAAACCTGTTTTCACAACACCAGGCAACCCTGGAGCAGTGGCCACCGCCCTAAAGATAATACTCGGGCTGGACACACATCTCGTAGAACAGCTTAGAGGTGTGGGCCACTAG